TTTGGGTGGATGTAGTGGCTGGAAGAAGGGCTAATTAACTGAGTTTCAACCTTGTGGGTTATGTCTGATATCCGTGCATTCAAAACATTTGCATGCCAATCGGATCCCATCTTCCACAGCAGTCATTATACCCAATTATTTATAAAATAGTGCCTGTTTTTTTGAGTCAATAGCTATAAAATATTGCTGAGTTTTAGGTAAGTTACTTGATTGTAATGCCATCAAACAAACACAGCTTGGCAATAATACAGTATAGAGCAATGTGAGGGTTAAAAATATGGTGAATACTTGTGGATCAGATAGCTTGTACTTGTCAGCAGCAAAAAAACCCCTCTATCTTTGTCTCATAATCTTAAATCTGTGAGTTTTAGTTACATTACTATTAATAAACTGCACTGCttgaaaaatgtttctcatttATGAAAGCTGTACTTCATACAGCTTCAGCTAGAGAAATCTTTAACTTATCTGATGCCAGAATCAGATACAACTCTTGCTTTTGGGAAAGCGGGGGGTTCACTGATCAGAGAATTTACTAATTCAATTGCTGCTTTGCCTCACGTAATTGGCAAAAGCTGATCTTTTATTAACCGattcttttaattcattttctcttttgggTTTTAAGTGGGGAGGTAAGTGTTACATGTTTAACAAATTTAAGTAGTCACCCCTTGGTGTAGTCCCTTCAACTTTCTCAATGGTCTTTTAGGCAGAGCGAATGAAGTGGAGATGAAAGATGAGATTTTGGAGGATGTGGGGAAAAGAGAAATCTTGCAGAATACTGAGCATGAGGAACACAAAGAGGAGTCTGAGGAACGGGAAATTGTAAAGGAGTGTACGGAAATAAAGACATTGCATGCTGATGAAAATACAGAGGCAGAGAAAACCATGGAAGACGATGATGTCACATCAACAGTGATGTTAAGTAGTGGACGTGAGGAACAAATTCAAAGCCACACAGGACATGTTTCAGGAAATGTTTCTTCCACTGAAAATAGTGATGTAATTGAGTCGAGAAAGGAAACAGAATCAGGAGATGATAGCATAGGAGCCCAACAGTCTGGTAGTAAGGAATCTGAACATagtagtgatttaaatcacttgacTAATGAGAATGGGGAAACAGGTACACTGCAAAGTCAGGGCACTGAGACTCCTCAGGGAATACCTACTGACTTAGACACAGAGCATGAATCTGAAAGAGTTGCACAAGAGCAGAAAGTAAAACAAGAGGATTTTACAATTTGCCAGAGAGAAGGcaatattgaaatatttcaggaAGCTCTTGATTTTGTGGTTAGCAGCCATGCGTCAGCTTCTGATCAGTCGGGATCACCAGAAGGTGCAAGAGCAGGTATAGGTATTGAAGAATCACATGTGGAGGTTCACACTGAAAGTCTCTGTCAAGCAGAAGAAAGCACTGAAAATGAGGTTATGAGTAGCTTGGAGAAACAGCTTGATGAAGATGAAGGGTGCATAGACAGAACAATTAGTAAAGTAGAgagtggtaaaaatgagagtgaTACAGCCGAAGAAGAAAATAAGACTGGAAATACAGTTCCAAGTCAGGGAAAGAAAGAAGTAGATTctgtggaaggggagggagaagcagcatgTGAAAGTGAGGTCACACCAAATACAATTGTAAAGGAACAAAAACCAGATGAAACACATACTGTGTCTACTTTTTCAAAGAGCGATCTGATATTAGCAGAAGAGGAAGGAAATATGCAAGATGAGGCAGAGAATGAGAAGGATATTATTGGGAGGGGACAAACAAAAGACATAGGAAAGATGGAAGAATTGACAGGCATTTTGGACATACAACCAgattctgaaaacaaaaaggtGGAAGAGGAGGAACGTGTGGCATCCCGAGATGAATTTGCAGAGATAAAAGAGGATGTATCGCATCAGAGAGGGCAGGACCAAGATGTCATGAAAGAAAGTCAATCCCAAGAAACTATTTTAGTTCCTAGTCCCAGCGATCATGAAATTGAGGAGTCAAACACAGAAATGTGGGATGAAtctaggaaaagaaaggaaagcagaagTGAGTTGATGGAAGATGAGAGAACACAGGTAGAAACCCAAACAATTAAGTACGGAGAAGAAATAAAGAATAATCCAATACAAGAAAAAGATAAGACTGTagaaaatgaaatgcagaaaGTAGTTAAACAAGAGGAAGATGAATCTAGACAGGAATTGACTCAAGATGTCAGTGTAATTATTGAAGAGAAAGTTGATGATAAAGAGGTACTAGTGGAAAGTAGCGAGAAGCTGGATCTTCCAGACCAGCAGCATGATAGATTCGTTTCTGATGATAGTTCATTGCAGAAAATCACTAAACTATCGCAGCAACTTAGTGAATCCCTTGAGGGCAACACAAAGGAAACGGAAGTTCAGAACACTGTGTTAGATGATGCATGTCAACTTAGCAGAAAAGAAAGGGATACAAAACAGATGGGAAGTGGGAATGAGGAAGatgaaaataaagaaatagaAGAGCAACATGAATTTCAAGAAGTTAAGAAATTGGAAGTTGATCCACAGGTTGAGGAAGATGCTGATAACCTCAAGACACAGAAAGCAGAGCTGGATGAGAAGCCTAATGAACAAGTTGAGGTGGAGGGTCAAGAGGAGGAAATAGTGGAAGATGATagtaaaaaaattgattttgatgACGAATTAGGGCAGATATTAAAAACTCCTGGAAAGCATGATGCTGAGAAAGTTAATACACAAATGTTGGAAGAAGTTAGGGAAAAGGAAATAGTCACAGAAACTgccaaaacagaaaaaagtgaaaaGGAGGAAACTCATCAAAGCGGAACACAGAGTGTAGAGAATGAGGGCATGGTTACTGAAGGCAGTGCTAGTATccagcaggaaaaagaaaaggaagccGAAGAAGCTGCTCATTTGCAAACTGATGCATCTCAGTCTGCAGCTCCAGAAAAAGCATGTGATCTGGTGGAGGatgaaactgaaaatgaaaaagtgtTAGACAGCAATGTTATGGAAAAAATAGCTGATGGATATTCATCAGAACAGGAGCTAGGAAATGTAGGCAACACTAGGGATGAAAGCAAAGAGGATATGCAAGCTAGTAGAAGGGGCAAGGGTAGATCTAAAGAAGACTGTATGATATCATGAGTTCAAAATCTAGGACCCAAATAAGTTACATACCATTCTATCGGTTTCAGTACAAAAATGCATTTTGCACAATAAATCAGACTTTAGAAATACTCCTTAAAGTTTCTCTGTATGCAAGTCTCATAGTACAATGTCAATCTATATATATGGACATCCATCCAAGTTATTTACTGTGATACATGTTCACCAGAGATTAAACGtgtagatttgtttttaatctctcaGGTTTCATATTTTATCACCAAAAGAACAAGCAGCACAAATGTACTGTTCAGGTTCATGTCTAGTTAAAATGCTTTGAAGGCAGATATTTCCTACCAAGAGACCTTAAATACTGCTCTTATTTTCTAGACTAGTTTTAGCAAATTAGATATTTTGAATGTACTTAAATACCTGCCATAGGTCTCTGTTAGGTACATTACCGCTTCATGGTCATAAAGCAACTCTAAAGTATTACAGCACTGTAATAATATCCAAACTTCTTTGTGAATAGCTAAAGATTCCGGAACCAAATATCACTGCTAATATAATACCCACTTTTTGTGTGATTTTAGTATGAACACATTCCAAAGCCTGGTATATAAGATAAAcacatgaaatgccaaaatattagTTAGGTCACTATGAATCTGCTTAGTCTGCACACTTTGAAAGAACAGTATAGGGTTTAAGAAAGTAAAACTTGTTAGTCTTCTGAAAGGAATAAGTGTATTCATGTTTACTTAATCTAGGCACTTTGCACCAGAATAAGCCTTCTACATCATGTCTCACgtgtgcttttttattttttttttaggattgtTTTGGTACACACACAGTGTGTAGATTTTCTGTCAAGTACATTTTATTGCAGTTAATAGTATgataaaatatctatttttcttAGAGGAAAGTTTGTTTAAATTGCATTTCCTTATTGCACTGTCTTTTTTGCGAAAATATGGTTAGGAAAGAATGTTTTCTTATCTCAGTATGtacttttttccttcctccttgccAGGATGAAGTCAATTTTGAATGTCTTAATCTTTTTGAATGTCTTAATCAGATAACTGGTATTGCTCTTTATGTACTAGTGCCCATATAGCCAAACCtgcctttttgaaaatctttctcAACAGCTAGATTGTTTGTGATAGCCTGAATATAAACAGTAGAGATGTATGTCTTTTATTTGCAAGTTTTAAACCAGCTggaaagaaatgtgttttttgcAAGAGAAAACgttcttttaaacttgttttaagCAATGAAGTTGATGCAAACTCAAGGTTTTGAGTGGTCTATAGCAAGATATTGCTTGTATTGCTGTTACAAAATTAGTAGAGTGCAAATAGATTGAAAAGATTCAAGATGTATATCACAAATGTACTGAGCTGTATATAAttgaaataaacttattttatactTTAAAATACCTGTCCAAAGCACTACTTGCAAACCTGCATAAAATTCAATCTAAACTGATGAGAGATTCTAAAAGCTTTTTTTGTAAAAAGGCATTGCACAGTGACCTCTCAAACACTTTATGTATTATAATTTCCCTAAATGTCTAACTTATTTCGTATTGACAATTTTTCCTCCATGCTCGTTATAGATAGTAGAATTAATGTGATATAATTCTGCTAAGAAACCTTGACCTCCACATCCCAGGAATTTAACATGATATTGCATGAGTCAGTAATTTTAAACCTACAGTGCCTTTTACATGGCTTCCTTTCTGACACTGTGATGGCAGCTTTGGTGCAGTTTCTGTGAAAATGCACAATCCTTAAGTTGAGGACAATAAATGTTAGTATTGGAATATAATCATTATTATAATAATCTGATGAACTGCTACAGGTCTTCAAAGCACCTCTTACTGTATAGCACAGTTAACTAGTATGAAGATTTTTTCATTGCTTGAATCtcaaatggaatataaataaatgtgCTAATTAGACTTTGTCAATTAGGAAATCATTTATAATTAGATATATGTTAGAATGATGCCTAATCCACTGAAGCATATACCAGCACTTGGTATGTCTGGAGACAACTTGTTCATAAagagaaatgtaatttaaatatttctgagATAATTATGGGGAAGTTAATAGTGGTTTTTCAGCATGTGCACACCTGTAAGAATTTTTTAGAATATTTGTACAGGGCCAGGGAAACAGATACAATGATGACTCATTTAATGACTCGGTCATATTGTCGTCTTCTGTTTTTCCAAACTTAGGCTGTGTCTTCACTGGGTATTTGCCATGATTTCAGCATTCAGTGTCCAGCCATCAATGTAGCAGAGTTTTACTGGTGTAGCTACCTCTGTGACTGGCCACCAGTTGCTGAAATCAGGGCAAATACCTAGTGTAGAGAAGGCCTCTGAGTTCTTAGGTCATTTTCCAATGTGAATTTCCACTCATTTTTGTATGTATGCTTTGGGTTATGTGCATTGCATGAGTGTGGTTCCATGCAGGCAAATCATCTTGAAAAGAACCACAGATAATAGggaaaaatggttacttaccagTCCTCCAAGATTACACAGATGGCACTCAGCAAAATGTGTACTGGCATATCGGAAACATGACTTCCCATGTAATAATGCCAAAGATTAGAAAGTATGCAACTGAAAATCAGATTCTTTGGTGTGATACTTCCATAGTACATAACAGCTCACGCTTATAGCTACAACTGCTTTTAGCTGTGGAGGTACCCTGGTCAATCCCATATGATGGCAGCTGTCACAGATGGACAAAGTAATCAGATAGTTTAATTATAGTGGACTTGAATCATCCTTCAGTCAACCAAAGCACAAATTTGTGAAGGAAACTCATTGACTCTAATGAAATTCGTGTCATGTCTGTAGTTTCTTTTGCATGTGGGGCTATTAAGTGATGAGAGCTAGCCTTTGGGGCCCTCCAAAGCCAGTGGCCAATGACTCCAGTTTATCTGGGTATCTAGCAATGGCAGTGCTATTCTCagctttcatattttaaaaaaaaaaaaaagttcctagtACTCATCTGTCTAAAACTAGCCTTGAAAATTAGTCTCTGAAATTCTCCTGAAGATTCATGGCTTACTTGCAGTCTGCCACCACCACCTTTTAGCTGCCACGCTGGCCTTTTGTGTCCACGTAACCCATGGTTTGGGTATGGTCCCAATCCCAAATCAGTTGACAGGTCTGGGGAAGCAGTACTGCCCATGCTGCTACTGATGGCACTAGGACTCCTGCAAGTTCTCCCACTTGGCTTCTTGCAACTGACCAGCTACACTGCTGGGCAGCCACAGCGACTTCTGGCCACAACTAGGATCGTTGAATAGCATGAGACAAAGCATAGGTTAAATGTGGGATGGAAAGCAAAGGTCTCCTGTATCCATATCTCAGCTCTGGCACTCTCTGTATAGCCTTTGTCAAGTCACAAACTCTGTTTTAGTTTTCACCATCAACAAAATGGGATATGCTTTATCTGTAAAGTAGGAAACTAGCTACCACACATAAAAGGCACCCTCGAATTCAGTAGACTTGGGTTATAATCCTAGTGCCCCTCAGACATTCGACTTGTTAGAAaaccccaaaatttcaaaataaaaatatagtggGTTTGTGGATTTTTCTTCACAGACCCCAGTAAAAGCTCCTTTTTTATGTGTGTGAGGAGGAGTGGAAGGGGAGAACCTAAAGAACTCTTTTTATACACCCCCCTGACACACATAATTTTGTTTGTACCTGGAAGAACCATTTTACTTGCCCTCCCCCAAATCCTCACACCTGCATGAGATTCATGTGATTGAAGTAGTCGGGAGTCCATTATGTTGTGGGAAGTGATGAGAGAAACTGCTTTGCAGATGCCCCCCAAAATTGCAAAGGGCAActctaaaaataactgacaaTTGTTTTTATTCTGGGAACTGCAGATATATATTTCAAACACAAAAGGTATATGTTACCATACTGTAAATACTGTGGTAGTTGTGTAataattatatgtatatatttgttcATGGTTAATTTAGCTTCCAGAATTAAATGGATCATTTGGCAGGTGTCACTAACTTTAAAATGGGACATTCTGCCCTAAATTAAACCTCATTCTTTAGCAGTTTGCTTTCTGGGTCGTCTTCTGAGGTTTGGCTTCCAACTCTGTCTCTAGCCTTGAAATACTTTTCCTTGTTCTTCTATTCTTTGGCTTTATTTccatttttcctctgttttccttctttaagCAGAGTATTCTGCTCTCCACCTCCCTTTGCTTTTCGGCCACTGTTTATGCACATGCATATGTGTTTCAAACcaagttatttattttgcaggactTACCACAATGTGTCATATGTGAGTAGTcgtctgtccctcccttcctctccaccccaACTTTCAGTTTCGTATCAGGAAAGTTTTTTGCTTTCCCAAGAATGTATACAAAACGTGGTTTCACATCAATGCCTGACTACCACAATGATGGGCGTTCTTGAAATTCCCTGTGTCCTGTCCATTCTTGGACAGTTCTGAGTGCTGAATGCTTTCATACAGTAGATGTACAATGTTGCTGAACTGTCATGTTACTTATGATATGTGTGTTTGTTGTATAAGACACCATGGATAAAACGGTGCAATTTCATAATCTTAAAATGACCTCTTTGTGATTATATGCAAACCACAGTGACGAATTACTGCATTATCCAAGTTACCGTTGTTAGTTGTAGATTTGCCATATATAGAGGCTTCTatttaaaaattcaacattttctcATTTACCACACACTGGTATCAGCGATGCCACAGTTATTTCCTGTGTTAAGTGTCAACAAAGAAAAAGGGTAATAATGTAGTGAGGACCTTTTGCATACATAAGATCTAAAAAGCCTGTCTATtgtcttaatattttaaaaaattcaaaacatacAGTGTAGGTCTCTTTACACAAATTATATCCTTAAGAATATATTCAGTAAAATCTATCACTGATTGTGAGTTGTCAATTGCAAAGTCTAAGAAATGCAAGAACTCTTCTTCCTGAATGAACTTCTAATGTTGGCAGTTCACTTAGTAGGCCAGATCCTGATGTGGTAATTGAGTATTCAGCACCTATAGGTTGGGCTCTGTGTAGCTGACTGCTTATCTGTAAGGAGTGCTGTGGTGGTGTAGTTGCGTTGGTcgcaggatactagagagacaaggtgggagaggtaatatattttattggaccaacatctgtccactctgtctctgtctgtagGGAGGACAGAGTAATATATATGCTCTACAGAGTaagtataaaacaaaacactgagcAGCTTGTAGAAAGGAAAATTCTTTTGGTCAAATTCAGCTGCTCTAAAGGAATacatttttcaatgtattttgTTCAGTATAAAGGTAAAATAAACTTGGTGGTAATGTAGCTCCATGGTTCATAAAATCACTTGTTGCATAAAACATATGGCACCTGCTGAAATGTTTCCCTTTGCCTCAAAGGGAAGAGACTAGTGTTTGTTTACTCActtcaattttcttttctcaaaattatctttttaattcTGCAAAATAGTGTATTCTCTTGTATTTGTATACGGATCCCTGTTGCTTCAAAATTCAGGTCTAACACAGCAAGTTGTCTAAGCCAACAATCTCCTATTTATATTCGACCTGAAGGAGTAAAATGGAGGGAACCACTTCAccagactttttcttttcttttttttttttttttaatcacacaggCAGATGTTTTACTGGTGataatgaaagaaaatgtagccAAACTACTTAGTTACAAAGATTTtagtaaagattttaaaatgttaacatgtgATTAGCAATGATTGCAGGTGTATATAATCTCTTGCTAATATTAAATTTTAAAGATTTGTGAGATTTTTTGTGTTGCAGTTGTGTTTGACTCTAGAGTTCTTGCATGCTAACCTAAAGTAGAAGATTAGCCTGTTTGCATGCAGCTGGGTGCTGCTACTGAAGTGACAAGCATGCTCAGTGAGAATGACATAACTTCCTTTGGCTGAAACCCCTTCCCAGTCCTGTCTGTGACCTCATTTCCTGTGGTACGTGCATAACTACCTTCATCATTAGTTTCACTAACCTTTCCAATTCTTTCTTTGATTAAATACAGTATATACCCTGAAAAGTGTAAATCAGCACTGAGCTCTCTTCTCTTTCAGACAGACTGAAAAAACTCATTGGTGAACGAGAATCCTTGCTAGAACAGGTAATTAATATAGTTCAGTATTGCCTGGTAAAGCAACATGGTGAGGAGGACATTTACAAGAGAACAAAATACTCCTATAACATAAAGAGCATAGGCGATAATGCCCAACaaagcacagcagctgctgctggaaatgCTGCTGCTATTGCTTCCTGTCCTGTGTTCAGAAGCTGGGTTCAGCTTTGCACACTGGAGGTACATTTATGGGGATGGGTATAAGGCAGATTTCTGCCAGAAAGTCATAGATGGGAAAGGAGACACTCTAAAACAATCTTCATAAAAAACGTCATCAGGACTTCAAACGGGGgattttttcctcccaaaatGGGCTAGTTGCATTTGTTACAGGACTAACTGCATTGTAGACCCTCCTGGTCTCTTCGAGGGTGCCCCATTCAGGTCTCTGGCCTCACACAGCCACCCTTCTTGGAGTGGAATCATGCTTTTCTCCTACTCAGACTAGGCCTTGCACGGCAGTCCCCAAAGTGAACCATGATTATCTTCCCAGGCAATTCTGTTCTCTCAGGAAGCAGTGATGGTGATAAACAGTGACCAGACACCCTTCTTAAAGAAAAGTACTTAGAACAAAAACATTCCAGAGAAAACAGCCCTTTAAACAGTACAGTCTGCATGCTAGCCTGCCTTTGCATAAGGCTTATCATTAAGACTATCactttgtcacagatatttttaataaaagtcatggacaggtaatgggcaaaaaaacaaaaagatcacagaagcagtgacctgtcctggctgggagctgcaaggatcccagtggctggaagggggtCCCCTCACTAtcttgcagggctgggagctgagcgGGGGATGTCCCGCTACGGGGGGGAAGGGGATCTGCTAGTGGCGGAGGCTGAGAAACTGGGGGGACCTCCCCCAGCCACTGAGCAGCTCTGCCATCTGGAAGTTGCAGGGGACCCACACCCATGGCCACTGAGCAGCTCCGGGGTCCATCTGCCACTGTTGACTGGGAACTGTGGGCAGCTCACAGGTTGCAGCTGGTCAATTTCAGGGGGTCCCGCCACCCTGAGAAGCTGCGGGAGGATCCCTCACCACCCACAGAGACTAGGCTGCTGCTGGACCCCCGCTGCCGGCAGCGGCTGGTCAGCTGTGGTGCCCCCAACGTCGCAGAGGTCAttagaagtcacagattctgtgacttctgggACCTCCATAATATAATCTCAGCCTTCTGTGAATGTGGGGGAAGCCCTACTTCACATTCCCTCCATCTTCTTGGACAGCTGCTGACAATCTTTTTGTTTCACAATGTACAGTTTAGGAGAAGAAATGCAATAGGAATATAATAGCTGGGTAAATGGTAGCCAAATTATTGATGGTGAAACTATACATCATAAAATTCCAAGACAGAGCATATACGCAGACCTTTAAAAGCTGACTTGTTTCCTGATATATGGTCAATTCTTTGGCAGCATAAAAATTCCTATGAGTTATTCTCTTGAGACCTTTGGGATTATGATTGTTCATCTGCATTAACTCATGTTATAAAAAATCTGACTTTCTTTAAATTAATTTGCATGCAGAGTACAAACTGCATTACCAGTAACACTGTCCCCTCAATGTTACATACCAGTTCTACTCCAGAATCTACATCCTATTTCCCAAATAACTTTCCATATTAAACAGTGCTGCAAAGGAACACGTTGGAGACAATTTTATGACAACATATATTGTGAGACATAATTTAAGTCTGATCATTCCTTCTGGCCAACTGAACTTTCATGGGGGGGTAGTCTGCAGATTGATTTGGACAGCTCTCTGTAAAGACACTGAaattaatgaattattttgggACTTTCAGATCAAAATACTAAAAGGACAACTGGAAGAGAAGCAGAAGAATGACAAGATGGAGAATCTGCAGTCTGAAGATGAAGTTCTTGAGAATGGGACAGATATGCACATGATTGATCTACAAAGTAAacttaatttccatttaaagagTAAACTGCTATGTGCAGTATATGGATAAAACAGTGCAAATATTGGTTTACGCTTGACTCTTGAATTCTGAGCGTGTCTCACTTACAGGCTATCTTGCTTATCCACTTGTTCAATTCATTCTTGTTATGCTGGGAGAATTTTCAGTGCAACAAGCAGTTAGATAAGATTCTACAGTAGGTGCAGGTGGGGGTTGTCTTTAATGTTTCCGTTTCCACTTTAAAGACTATGCTGCACAGAACGTCCTTTGTATTATCAAGTAGGGCTGGGCGGGGGCTCTCTTCACACTACCAATTCTGCTCTTAGAAATTGTCACATGATGTGATCTGAATCGCTCCCTGCTCACAGAGATTGGAGTGTGTATGCTTGCATGTATAGGGGAACTTTACAGAACATTTCATGCCAAAGCACAGAGCATGAGCCACCTGcccaccagccagccccacatagTAACAATGCAATGTTTTAAAGCTCCAGCATTTTACGTACTGGAGCCCTATCCAGATTGTTCCTACATTTCTGATAAcagatttgtaatttttttagGAGATGCCAACAGACAGATCAGTGACCTCAAATTTAAACTTGCAAAGTCTGAACAAGAGATAACAACTTTGGAGCAGAATGTAAGTTTGCACATGGAGAGAGAGTGATCAGCTAAGAAATATAGTTCCATGATAAACTAAGGCTCTGTCTTTACTGCCAGGTAGGTCAGACTATGGGGGTATGAATAACCATGCACACCAGAGTGCTGTAATTCCCCTATCTGGACACTGtaggcacaaactaaaaggttccaGTTCTCACTAAGCTATACTCCTCGGAGAATtctgcacccccgcccccccaaaaaatctgcacatgatattttaaaattctgtgtatTTTGTCAAAATggcaatataatcatgccagattcaattattttggtaatctGTTTCAAAATGCCTACCTGTCAGCAAGCATGTCTGCAATACAGACAAGAACAGAAAATTCCCCAAGGAGTAGAAATCTCTTCCACAACCCAGTTGGGCATCTCTGTCTGGGTGTGTCACACATGCCAGCTGGGCACATCTTGGGAGAAAATTCTGCTCCTATGGTCTTTTAGTTGATTCTCATTTTTTAACCCTGCCCCCATAGGGGTACCATATAGAGGTTTCCAAATAGAGGATATTgctgtggggggagtgggaggtggaGCTGGAGGGGGTACAGATAGAGTGCTGGAGGTGGTATTTGGGGATGCTGGAGAGGTCCATACTGGGAGAGGATATTGGGGGGTGTTACAGGGGATTGAGTGGGGCCTCCTGACCCAGACACACACGCCCACTCCCCACAGAACCCAGCTGTGGGACCAGACACCTGCAcctccagagcccagggatccagagggaaaaacagcctgatgctgagtCCTGGCCACGTATGGAATTTCCTTCacactgcctccttccttcagggcataCTGGGAACTTCAGCTGCTGGGAGCCCTCCAGCTTCCCCTTCTCTTGGCGATGTTCTCTATTTGTGAGCTTGGGACCAGGCTCTGTGGGGTCCAgcagcctctctaggcagccagcagctctgcagtgcaaattctaagggaaa
The window above is part of the Chelonoidis abingdonii isolate Lonesome George chromosome 10, CheloAbing_2.0, whole genome shotgun sequence genome. Proteins encoded here:
- the LRRFIP1 gene encoding leucine-rich repeat flightless-interacting protein 1 isoform X18 — translated: MGTQGAGRKRLPNRERLTAEDDALNQIAREAEARLAAKRAARAEAREIRMKELERQQKEVEERPEKDFEKGVRTVSSLSAATLASLGGTSSRRGSGDTSISVDTEASIREIKDSLAEAEEKYKKAMVSNAQLDNEKTNFMYQVDTLKDALLELEEQLAESRRQYEEKSKEFEREKHAHSILQFQFTEIKETLKQREEMLEKHGIIPNLEVDTNGEALDGLDNEAHSDSTKITPGATQILQTAGDGTLGRANEVEMKDEILEDVGKREILQNTEHEEHKEESEEREIVKECTEIKTLHADENTEAEKTMEDDDVTSTVMLSSGREEQIQSHTGHVSGNVSSTENSDVIESRKETESGDDSIGAQQSGSKESEHSSDLNHLTNENGETGTLQSQGTETPQGIPTDLDTEHESERVAQEQKVKQEDFTICQREGNIEIFQEALDFVVSSHASASDQSGSPEGARAGIGIEESHVEVHTESLCQAEESTENEVMSSLEKQLDEDEGCIDRTISKVESGKNESDTAEEENKTGNTVPSQGKKEVDSVEGEGEAACESEVTPNTIVKEQKPDETHTVSTFSKSDLILAEEEGNMQDEAENEKDIIGRGQTKDIGKMEELTGILDIQPDSENKKVEEEERVASRDEFAEIKEDVSHQRGQDQDVMKESQSQETILVPSPSDHEIEESNTEMWDESRKRKESRSELMEDERTQVETQTIKYGEEIKNNPIQEKDKTVENEMQKVVKQEEDESRQELTQDVSVIIEEKVDDKEVLVESSEKLDLPDQQHDRFVSDDSSLQKITKLSQQLSESLEGNTKETEVQNTVLDDACQLSRKERDTKQMGSGNEEDENKEIEEQHEFQEVKKLEVDPQVEEDADNLKTQKAELDEKPNEQVEVEGQEEEIVEDDSKKIDFDDELGQILKTPGKHDAEKVNTQMLEEVREKEIVTETAKTEKSEKEETHQSGTQSVENEGMVTEGSASIQQEKEKEAEEAAHLQTDASQSAAPEKACDLVEDETENEKVLDSNVMEKIADGYSSEQELGNVGNTRDESKEDMQASRRGKGRSKEDCMIS
- the LRRFIP1 gene encoding leucine-rich repeat flightless-interacting protein 1 isoform X1 is translated as MGTQGAGRKRLPNRERLTAEDDALNQIAREAEARLAAKRAARAEAREIRMKELERQQKEIYQVQKKYYGLDTKWGDIEQWMEDSERYSRRSRRNASASDEDERMSVGSRGSLRSDLEYASAYPVAGLENERTKKKNFKASSNYSGESRRSTKKSSREEKSASLYDESIYSGNRRYSASSSRAPSEYSCYLGSGSRASSRASSARASPVVEERPEKDFEKGVRTVSSLSAATLASLGGTSSRRGSGDTSISVDTEASIREIKDINELKNQIQDVEGKYMQGLKEMKDSLAEAEEKYKKAMVSNAQLDNEKTNFMYQVDTLKDALLELEEQLAESRRQYEEKSKEFEREKHAHSILQFQFTEIKETLKQREEMLEEIRQLQQKQESYIREISDLQETIEWKDKKIGALERQKEFFDSIRSERDDLRDEVVVLKEQLKKHGIIPNLEVDTNGEALDGLDNEAHSDSTKITPGATQILQTAGDGTLGRANEVEMKDEILEDVGKREILQNTEHEEHKEESEEREIVKECTEIKTLHADENTEAEKTMEDDDVTSTVMLSSGREEQIQSHTGHVSGNVSSTENSDVIESRKETESGDDSIGAQQSGSKESEHSSDLNHLTNENGETGTLQSQGTETPQGIPTDLDTEHESERVAQEQKVKQEDFTICQREGNIEIFQEALDFVVSSHASASDQSGSPEGARAGIGIEESHVEVHTESLCQAEESTENEVMSSLEKQLDEDEGCIDRTISKVESGKNESDTAEEENKTGNTVPSQGKKEVDSVEGEGEAACESEVTPNTIVKEQKPDETHTVSTFSKSDLILAEEEGNMQDEAENEKDIIGRGQTKDIGKMEELTGILDIQPDSENKKVEEEERVASRDEFAEIKEDVSHQRGQDQDVMKESQSQETILVPSPSDHEIEESNTEMWDESRKRKESRSELMEDERTQVETQTIKYGEEIKNNPIQEKDKTVENEMQKVVKQEEDESRQELTQDVSVIIEEKVDDKEVLVESSEKLDLPDQQHDRFVSDDSSLQKITKLSQQLSESLEGNTKETEVQNTVLDDACQLSRKERDTKQMGSGNEEDENKEIEEQHEFQEVKKLEVDPQVEEDADNLKTQKAELDEKPNEQVEVEGQEEEIVEDDSKKIDFDDELGQILKTPGKHDAEKVNTQMLEEVREKEIVTETAKTEKSEKEETHQSGTQSVENEGMVTEGSASIQQEKEKEAEEAAHLQTDASQSAAPEKACDLVEDETENEKVLDSNVMEKIADGYSSEQELGNVGNTRDESKEDMQASRRGKGRSKEDCMIS